In Citrus sinensis cultivar Valencia sweet orange chromosome 4, DVS_A1.0, whole genome shotgun sequence, one DNA window encodes the following:
- the LOC102609677 gene encoding RNA-binding motif protein 25 isoform X1 — protein MADSPASPATIDPNFKQPESNNPNRKPDTPSTSTSQPEQQQQQQPLIINPNPSPNPNQTPAPASLPPAPVQSFAPPTQPISYRPVPMSTASQFSPVQNYQSPVVQPPGVGGVAVTMAPPMMQYPGVPGQPPNPALRPYAPIPNGYGAVPAPASGLPRYPAPYPSMVRPAFPPRPPGPVGVLPSVARPPVPGIPGVRPIMPPVVRPVPLPTVTPAEKPQTKVYVGKIAPTADSDFVLSVLKVCGTVKSWKRAQYPSNGTPKGFGFCEFESAEGVLRALRLLNKFNIDGQELMLKVDQATREYLERYVDKKTENTKKLKETQDAGAGKEDESVQSVEKNEPTKSPENLKDNETGNKESHDPTNFGVVTEEDRKADQEALEKLTCMVEERLKTNPLPPPPPQTTADGSGISNSELPAKARDGDSDVDMIRNDIAEDKLDDETTSDTKASDHDRPETSSPDRSRVHDRRGRDKERDLKREKEREIDRYEREAERERVRKEREQRRKIEEAEREYERCLKDWEYREREREKERQYEKEKEKERERKRKKEILYDEEEDEDDSRKRWRRSVLEEKRRKRIREKEEDLADEVREEEEIAVAKRRAEEEQLQQQQRDALKLLSDNAVNGSLAEESAVESKGMDVEHDYHDDSIRENHMAGDPSSQNGNGDESTNVPIAASDMRQSGNVPARKLGFGLVGSGKRTAVPSVFHVEDDDDADKDKKMRPLVPIDYSTEELQAAQPHVSGANPPNLAAAAEFAKRISNVNSKEEKSDAERERSRRLHDRSSQREKDRSDEDNNRTRDEHKEKILDRDRDREHGLDKVKTPDNKKLLDAKQLIDMIPKTKEELFSYEINWAVYDKHELHERMRPWISKKITEFLGEEETTLVDYIVSSTQDHVKASQMLELLQTILDDEAEMFVLKMWRMLIFEIKKVETGLALRSKS, from the exons ATGGCTGACTCTCCAGCATCTCCGGCCACCATAGACCCGAATTTCAAGCAGCCCGAATCCAATAATCCTAATCGCAAACCCGATACGCCGTCGACCTCCACATCACAACCtgaacagcaacaacaacaacaaccctTAATTATAAATCCTAACCCTAGCCCTAACCCGAATCAGACGCCAGCACCTGCATCTCTGCCGCCGGCACCGGTTCAGTCATTCGCGCCGCCGACACAGCCTATCTCATATCGTCCAGTTCCGATGTCAACGGCGTCTCAGTTCTCTCCGGTTCAGAATTACCAAAGCCCCGTTGTGCAGCCGCCCGGGGTGGGCGGTGTTGCAGTGACGATGGCGCCGCCTATGATGCAATATCCCGGTGTTCCAGGTCAGCCTCCGAATCCGGCTCTTAGACCTTACGCCCCAATACCCAACGGATATGGAGCTGTTCCCGCGCCTGCTTCTG GACTTCCTCGATATCCTGCTCCATACCCATCTATGGTTCGACCTGCATTTCCTCCACGTCCACCAGGACCTGTTGGTGTGCTTCCATCGGTGGCGCGTCCCCCTGTTCCTGGGATCCCTGGTGTTCGCCCAATAATGCCACCTGTTGTTAGGCCAGTTCCTTTACCTACTGTTACACCAGCAGAAAAACCACAAACTAAAGTTTATGTTGGAAAAATAGCACCAACTGCAGATAGTGATTTTGTGCTTTCTGTTCTTAAG GTTTGTGGAACTGTCAAGAGTTGGAAACGAGCTCAATACCCCTCTAATGGGACTCCCAAAGGCTTTGGGTTCTGTGAATTTGAGTCTGCTGAAGGAGTTCTTCGTGCGTTGCGTCtacttaataaatttaacattgACGGGCAAGAACTGATG TTGAAGGTTGACCAAGCAACAAGAGAATATCTGGAGCGCTATGTTGACAAGAAAACTGAGAACACAAAGAAACTCAAGGAAACTCAAGATGCAGGGGCTGGGAAAGAGGATGAAAGCGTGCAAAGTGTTGAGAAGAATGAGCCTACCAAATCCCCTGAGAATCTAAAGGACAATGAAACTGGAAACAAAGAAAGTCATGACCCAACCAACTTTGGGGTTGTGACTGAGGAGGATAGAAAAGCCGACCAAGAGGCTTTGGAGAAGCTTACATGCATGGTCGAGGAAAGGTTAAAGACCAATCCTCTTCCTCCACCCCCTCCTCAAACAACTGCTGACGGTTCTGGGATTTCAAACTCAGAACTGCCAGCTAAAGCAAGGGATGGAGACTCTGATGTGGATATGATTAGAAATG ATATAGCTGAAGATAAACTTGATGATGAAACAACTAGTGACACCAAAGCGAGTGATCATGATCGGCCTGAGACAAGCTCACCTGATAGAAGTAGGGTGCATGATAGAAGAGGCAGAGACAAAGAGCGGGATTTGAAACGTGAAAAGGAACGGGAAATTGATAGATATGAGAGAGAAGCAGAACGAGAACGAGTTAggaaagagagagagcaaagaaGGAAGATTGAGGAGGCCGAGCGGGAGTATGAAAGGTGTCTCAAAGATTGGGAGtacagagaaagagagagagagaaagaacgGCAATATGAGAAGGAGAAGGAAAAAGAGAGGGAACGCAAACGAAAGAAAGAGATCCTTTAtgacgaagaagaagatgaagatgattcCCGAAAAAGATGGCGTAGAAGTGTGTTAGAGGAAAAGAGGAGGAAGAGGATACGGGAAAAGGAGGAGGACTTGGCTGACGAAGTAAGggaagaggaagaaattgCTGTGGCCAAGAGGAGGGCTGAGGAGGAACAGCTGCAGCAGCAACAAAGAGATGCATTAAAGCTTTTGTCTGATAATGCAGTAAATGGAAGCTTAGCTGAAGAATCTGCTGTTGAAAGCAAAGGTATGGATGTTGAGCATGATTATCATGATGATTCCATCCGCGAAAATCACATGGCAG GAGATCCGTCTTCACAAAATGGTAATGGGGATGAATCAACCAATGTGCCGATAGCTGCATCAGATATGAGGCAGAGTGGCAATGTGCCAGCAAGAAAGTTGGGGTTTGGTCTTGTTGGCTCTGGAAAACGTACAGCTGTCCCTTCTGTTTTCCATGttgaggatgatgatgatgccgACAAGGATAAAAAGATGAGGCCGTTGGTTCCCATTGATTACTCAACTGAGGAACTGCAGGCAGCCCAACCTCATGTCTCTGGGGCAAACCCTCCGAATTTGGCTGCAGCAGCAGAATTTGCGAAGCGTATTTCAAATGTTAATTCCAAAGAAGAGAAATCTGATgcagaaagagaaagaagtaGACGCTTGCACGATAGGTCAAGCCAGAGGGAGAAGGACCGGAGTGATGAGGATAATAATCGCACCAGAGATGAGCACAAAGAGAAGATTCTTGACAGGGACAGAGATCGGGAACATGGTTTGGATAAAGTGAAGACGCCAGATAACAAGAAACTTTTGGATGCAAAACAATTGATTGATATGATCCCTAAGACAAAGGAGGAGTTGTTCTCATATGAGATAAATTGGGCCGTGTACGACAAG CATGAGCTGCATGAGAGAATGAGACCGTGGATttcaaagaagattacagAGTTTCTCGGAGAAGAAGAAACTACTTTGGTAGACTATATTGTATCCAGTACTCAAGACCATGTGAAGGCATCCCAAATGTTGGAGTTGCTACAAACTATTTTAGACGATGAAGCTGAAATGTTTGTCCTTAAGATGTGGAGGATGCTCATCTTTGAAATCAAGAAGGTAGAGACGGGTCTTGCGTTGAGATCAAAATCCTAA
- the LOC102609677 gene encoding RNA-binding motif protein 25 isoform X3 translates to MVRPAFPPRPPGPVGVLPSVARPPVPGIPGVRPIMPPVVRPVPLPTVTPAEKPQTKVYVGKIAPTADSDFVLSVLKVCGTVKSWKRAQYPSNGTPKGFGFCEFESAEGVLRALRLLNKFNIDGQELMLKVDQATREYLERYVDKKTENTKKLKETQDAGAGKEDESVQSVEKNEPTKSPENLKDNETGNKESHDPTNFGVVTEEDRKADQEALEKLTCMVEERLKTNPLPPPPPQTTADGSGISNSELPAKARDGDSDVDMIRNDIAEDKLDDETTSDTKASDHDRPETSSPDRSRVHDRRGRDKERDLKREKEREIDRYEREAERERVRKEREQRRKIEEAEREYERCLKDWEYREREREKERQYEKEKEKERERKRKKEILYDEEEDEDDSRKRWRRSVLEEKRRKRIREKEEDLADEVREEEEIAVAKRRAEEEQLQQQQRDALKLLSDNAVNGSLAEESAVESKGMDVEHDYHDDSIRENHMAGDPSSQNGNGDESTNVPIAASDMRQSGNVPARKLGFGLVGSGKRTAVPSVFHVEDDDDADKDKKMRPLVPIDYSTEELQAAQPHVSGANPPNLAAAAEFAKRISNVNSKEEKSDAERERSRRLHDRSSQREKDRSDEDNNRTRDEHKEKILDRDRDREHGLDKVKTPDNKKLLDAKQLIDMIPKTKEELFSYEINWAVYDKHELHERMRPWISKKITEFLGEEETTLVDYIVSSTQDHVKASQMLELLQTILDDEAEMFVLKMWRMLIFEIKKVETGLALRSKS, encoded by the exons ATGGTTCGACCTGCATTTCCTCCACGTCCACCAGGACCTGTTGGTGTGCTTCCATCGGTGGCGCGTCCCCCTGTTCCTGGGATCCCTGGTGTTCGCCCAATAATGCCACCTGTTGTTAGGCCAGTTCCTTTACCTACTGTTACACCAGCAGAAAAACCACAAACTAAAGTTTATGTTGGAAAAATAGCACCAACTGCAGATAGTGATTTTGTGCTTTCTGTTCTTAAG GTTTGTGGAACTGTCAAGAGTTGGAAACGAGCTCAATACCCCTCTAATGGGACTCCCAAAGGCTTTGGGTTCTGTGAATTTGAGTCTGCTGAAGGAGTTCTTCGTGCGTTGCGTCtacttaataaatttaacattgACGGGCAAGAACTGATG TTGAAGGTTGACCAAGCAACAAGAGAATATCTGGAGCGCTATGTTGACAAGAAAACTGAGAACACAAAGAAACTCAAGGAAACTCAAGATGCAGGGGCTGGGAAAGAGGATGAAAGCGTGCAAAGTGTTGAGAAGAATGAGCCTACCAAATCCCCTGAGAATCTAAAGGACAATGAAACTGGAAACAAAGAAAGTCATGACCCAACCAACTTTGGGGTTGTGACTGAGGAGGATAGAAAAGCCGACCAAGAGGCTTTGGAGAAGCTTACATGCATGGTCGAGGAAAGGTTAAAGACCAATCCTCTTCCTCCACCCCCTCCTCAAACAACTGCTGACGGTTCTGGGATTTCAAACTCAGAACTGCCAGCTAAAGCAAGGGATGGAGACTCTGATGTGGATATGATTAGAAATG ATATAGCTGAAGATAAACTTGATGATGAAACAACTAGTGACACCAAAGCGAGTGATCATGATCGGCCTGAGACAAGCTCACCTGATAGAAGTAGGGTGCATGATAGAAGAGGCAGAGACAAAGAGCGGGATTTGAAACGTGAAAAGGAACGGGAAATTGATAGATATGAGAGAGAAGCAGAACGAGAACGAGTTAggaaagagagagagcaaagaaGGAAGATTGAGGAGGCCGAGCGGGAGTATGAAAGGTGTCTCAAAGATTGGGAGtacagagaaagagagagagagaaagaacgGCAATATGAGAAGGAGAAGGAAAAAGAGAGGGAACGCAAACGAAAGAAAGAGATCCTTTAtgacgaagaagaagatgaagatgattcCCGAAAAAGATGGCGTAGAAGTGTGTTAGAGGAAAAGAGGAGGAAGAGGATACGGGAAAAGGAGGAGGACTTGGCTGACGAAGTAAGggaagaggaagaaattgCTGTGGCCAAGAGGAGGGCTGAGGAGGAACAGCTGCAGCAGCAACAAAGAGATGCATTAAAGCTTTTGTCTGATAATGCAGTAAATGGAAGCTTAGCTGAAGAATCTGCTGTTGAAAGCAAAGGTATGGATGTTGAGCATGATTATCATGATGATTCCATCCGCGAAAATCACATGGCAG GAGATCCGTCTTCACAAAATGGTAATGGGGATGAATCAACCAATGTGCCGATAGCTGCATCAGATATGAGGCAGAGTGGCAATGTGCCAGCAAGAAAGTTGGGGTTTGGTCTTGTTGGCTCTGGAAAACGTACAGCTGTCCCTTCTGTTTTCCATGttgaggatgatgatgatgccgACAAGGATAAAAAGATGAGGCCGTTGGTTCCCATTGATTACTCAACTGAGGAACTGCAGGCAGCCCAACCTCATGTCTCTGGGGCAAACCCTCCGAATTTGGCTGCAGCAGCAGAATTTGCGAAGCGTATTTCAAATGTTAATTCCAAAGAAGAGAAATCTGATgcagaaagagaaagaagtaGACGCTTGCACGATAGGTCAAGCCAGAGGGAGAAGGACCGGAGTGATGAGGATAATAATCGCACCAGAGATGAGCACAAAGAGAAGATTCTTGACAGGGACAGAGATCGGGAACATGGTTTGGATAAAGTGAAGACGCCAGATAACAAGAAACTTTTGGATGCAAAACAATTGATTGATATGATCCCTAAGACAAAGGAGGAGTTGTTCTCATATGAGATAAATTGGGCCGTGTACGACAAG CATGAGCTGCATGAGAGAATGAGACCGTGGATttcaaagaagattacagAGTTTCTCGGAGAAGAAGAAACTACTTTGGTAGACTATATTGTATCCAGTACTCAAGACCATGTGAAGGCATCCCAAATGTTGGAGTTGCTACAAACTATTTTAGACGATGAAGCTGAAATGTTTGTCCTTAAGATGTGGAGGATGCTCATCTTTGAAATCAAGAAGGTAGAGACGGGTCTTGCGTTGAGATCAAAATCCTAA
- the LOC107177677 gene encoding uncharacterized protein LOC107177677 — protein MENEFELLVVVFWAIWHVKNNFLFESKKVDPLISLVKAKAVLESYKRIKSLSESHLHNSLVQKQQHQWIPPPQGWLKINVDATRNREKKSAGLRVIARDSTGKFVGAAVKTSQFHEDVTFAEVEAVE, from the exons ATGGAGAATG AATTCGAATTGTTGGTGGTGGTGTTTTGGGCAATCTGgcatgtaaaaaataatttcctttttgaaAGTAAGAAAGTAGATCCTCTGATCTCTTTAGTAAAAGCTAAGGCTGTTCTAGAATCCtataaaagaatcaaatctCTAAGTGAATCACACCTGCACAATAGCTTAGTTCAGAAGCAGCAGCATCAGTGGATTCCACCTCCACAAGGATGGCTCAAGATCAATGTGGATGCAACCAGAAATAGGGAGAAGAAATCAGCAGGTTTGAGAGTTATTGCTAGAGACTCAACTGGGAAGTTTGTAGGAGCTGCAGTAAAGACATCACAGTTTCATGAGGATGTAACTTTTGCAGAGGTTGAGGCTGTAGAATAG
- the LOC107177676 gene encoding uncharacterized protein LOC107177676 produces the protein MQAENQNLIHGLRFGNNISVSHLLFVDDNLIFTKATVANCKHLKTIFDRYTTASGQLINLDKSSMFFSGNTKVGRVAAIKEIFHLNVVSRHEKYLGLPSMIGRNKRNFFNDIKLRVISKVSSWQHKHFSKGGKEVLIKAIAQVVPTYAMSVFKIPQGLCDDI, from the coding sequence ATGCAGGCTGAAAATCAAAACCTCATACATGGATTGAGGTTTGGAAACAATATCTCAGTATCCCATCTGCTATTCGTTGACGACAACTTGATCTTCACAAAGGCAACAGTTGCTAACTGCAAGCATCTTAAAACAATCTTTGATCGCTACACAACTGCTTCTGGCCAGTTAATCAACCTAGACAAATCTTCAATGTTTTTCAGTGGTAATACCAAGGTTGGCCGAGTAGCTgcaattaaagaaatttttcacTTGAATGTTGTATCCAGACATGAAAAGTACCTTGGGCTACCATCCATGATCGGAAGAAACAAAAGGAACTTTTTCAACGATATAAAGCTCAGGGTGATAAGCAAAGTTTCAAGTTGGCAGCATAAGCATTTCTCCAAAGGTGGCAAAGAGGTCCTTATCAAAGCCATAGCCCAAGTGGTTCCAACTTATGCCATGAGTGTATTCAAAATTCCTCAGGGACTTTGTGATGATATCTAG
- the LOC102609677 gene encoding RNA-binding motif protein 25 isoform X2, translating into MADSPASPATIDPNFKQPESNNPNRKPDTPSTSTSQPEQQQQQQPLIINPNPSPNPNQTPAPASLPPAPVQSFAPPTQPISYRPVPMSTASQFSPVQNYQSPVVQPPGVGGVAVTMAPPMMQYPGVPGQPPNPALRPYAPIPNGYGAVPAPASGLPRYPAPYPSMVRPAFPPRPPGPVGVLPSVARPPVPGIPGVRPIMPPVVRPVPLPTVTPAEKPQTKVYVGKIAPTADSDFVLSVLKVCGTVKSWKRAQYPSNGTPKGFGFCEFESAEGVLRALRLLNKFNIDGQELMLKVDQATREYLERYVDKKTENTKKLKETQDAGAGKEDESVQSVEKNEPTKSPENLKDNETGNKESHDPTNFGVVTEEDRKADQEALEKLTCMVEERLKTNPLPPPPPQTTADGSGISNSELPAKARDGDSDVDMIRNDIAEDKLDDETTSDTKASDHDRPETSSPDRSRVHDRRGRDKERDLKREKEREIDRYEREAERERVRKEREQRRKIEEAEREYERCLKDWEYREREREKERQYEKEKEKERERKRKKEILYDEEEDEDDSRKRWRRSVLEEKRRKRIREKEEDLADEVREEEEIAVAKRRAEEEQLQQQQRDALKLLSDNAVNGSLAEESAVESKGDPSSQNGNGDESTNVPIAASDMRQSGNVPARKLGFGLVGSGKRTAVPSVFHVEDDDDADKDKKMRPLVPIDYSTEELQAAQPHVSGANPPNLAAAAEFAKRISNVNSKEEKSDAERERSRRLHDRSSQREKDRSDEDNNRTRDEHKEKILDRDRDREHGLDKVKTPDNKKLLDAKQLIDMIPKTKEELFSYEINWAVYDKHELHERMRPWISKKITEFLGEEETTLVDYIVSSTQDHVKASQMLELLQTILDDEAEMFVLKMWRMLIFEIKKVETGLALRSKS; encoded by the exons ATGGCTGACTCTCCAGCATCTCCGGCCACCATAGACCCGAATTTCAAGCAGCCCGAATCCAATAATCCTAATCGCAAACCCGATACGCCGTCGACCTCCACATCACAACCtgaacagcaacaacaacaacaaccctTAATTATAAATCCTAACCCTAGCCCTAACCCGAATCAGACGCCAGCACCTGCATCTCTGCCGCCGGCACCGGTTCAGTCATTCGCGCCGCCGACACAGCCTATCTCATATCGTCCAGTTCCGATGTCAACGGCGTCTCAGTTCTCTCCGGTTCAGAATTACCAAAGCCCCGTTGTGCAGCCGCCCGGGGTGGGCGGTGTTGCAGTGACGATGGCGCCGCCTATGATGCAATATCCCGGTGTTCCAGGTCAGCCTCCGAATCCGGCTCTTAGACCTTACGCCCCAATACCCAACGGATATGGAGCTGTTCCCGCGCCTGCTTCTG GACTTCCTCGATATCCTGCTCCATACCCATCTATGGTTCGACCTGCATTTCCTCCACGTCCACCAGGACCTGTTGGTGTGCTTCCATCGGTGGCGCGTCCCCCTGTTCCTGGGATCCCTGGTGTTCGCCCAATAATGCCACCTGTTGTTAGGCCAGTTCCTTTACCTACTGTTACACCAGCAGAAAAACCACAAACTAAAGTTTATGTTGGAAAAATAGCACCAACTGCAGATAGTGATTTTGTGCTTTCTGTTCTTAAG GTTTGTGGAACTGTCAAGAGTTGGAAACGAGCTCAATACCCCTCTAATGGGACTCCCAAAGGCTTTGGGTTCTGTGAATTTGAGTCTGCTGAAGGAGTTCTTCGTGCGTTGCGTCtacttaataaatttaacattgACGGGCAAGAACTGATG TTGAAGGTTGACCAAGCAACAAGAGAATATCTGGAGCGCTATGTTGACAAGAAAACTGAGAACACAAAGAAACTCAAGGAAACTCAAGATGCAGGGGCTGGGAAAGAGGATGAAAGCGTGCAAAGTGTTGAGAAGAATGAGCCTACCAAATCCCCTGAGAATCTAAAGGACAATGAAACTGGAAACAAAGAAAGTCATGACCCAACCAACTTTGGGGTTGTGACTGAGGAGGATAGAAAAGCCGACCAAGAGGCTTTGGAGAAGCTTACATGCATGGTCGAGGAAAGGTTAAAGACCAATCCTCTTCCTCCACCCCCTCCTCAAACAACTGCTGACGGTTCTGGGATTTCAAACTCAGAACTGCCAGCTAAAGCAAGGGATGGAGACTCTGATGTGGATATGATTAGAAATG ATATAGCTGAAGATAAACTTGATGATGAAACAACTAGTGACACCAAAGCGAGTGATCATGATCGGCCTGAGACAAGCTCACCTGATAGAAGTAGGGTGCATGATAGAAGAGGCAGAGACAAAGAGCGGGATTTGAAACGTGAAAAGGAACGGGAAATTGATAGATATGAGAGAGAAGCAGAACGAGAACGAGTTAggaaagagagagagcaaagaaGGAAGATTGAGGAGGCCGAGCGGGAGTATGAAAGGTGTCTCAAAGATTGGGAGtacagagaaagagagagagagaaagaacgGCAATATGAGAAGGAGAAGGAAAAAGAGAGGGAACGCAAACGAAAGAAAGAGATCCTTTAtgacgaagaagaagatgaagatgattcCCGAAAAAGATGGCGTAGAAGTGTGTTAGAGGAAAAGAGGAGGAAGAGGATACGGGAAAAGGAGGAGGACTTGGCTGACGAAGTAAGggaagaggaagaaattgCTGTGGCCAAGAGGAGGGCTGAGGAGGAACAGCTGCAGCAGCAACAAAGAGATGCATTAAAGCTTTTGTCTGATAATGCAGTAAATGGAAGCTTAGCTGAAGAATCTGCTGTTGAAAGCAAAG GAGATCCGTCTTCACAAAATGGTAATGGGGATGAATCAACCAATGTGCCGATAGCTGCATCAGATATGAGGCAGAGTGGCAATGTGCCAGCAAGAAAGTTGGGGTTTGGTCTTGTTGGCTCTGGAAAACGTACAGCTGTCCCTTCTGTTTTCCATGttgaggatgatgatgatgccgACAAGGATAAAAAGATGAGGCCGTTGGTTCCCATTGATTACTCAACTGAGGAACTGCAGGCAGCCCAACCTCATGTCTCTGGGGCAAACCCTCCGAATTTGGCTGCAGCAGCAGAATTTGCGAAGCGTATTTCAAATGTTAATTCCAAAGAAGAGAAATCTGATgcagaaagagaaagaagtaGACGCTTGCACGATAGGTCAAGCCAGAGGGAGAAGGACCGGAGTGATGAGGATAATAATCGCACCAGAGATGAGCACAAAGAGAAGATTCTTGACAGGGACAGAGATCGGGAACATGGTTTGGATAAAGTGAAGACGCCAGATAACAAGAAACTTTTGGATGCAAAACAATTGATTGATATGATCCCTAAGACAAAGGAGGAGTTGTTCTCATATGAGATAAATTGGGCCGTGTACGACAAG CATGAGCTGCATGAGAGAATGAGACCGTGGATttcaaagaagattacagAGTTTCTCGGAGAAGAAGAAACTACTTTGGTAGACTATATTGTATCCAGTACTCAAGACCATGTGAAGGCATCCCAAATGTTGGAGTTGCTACAAACTATTTTAGACGATGAAGCTGAAATGTTTGTCCTTAAGATGTGGAGGATGCTCATCTTTGAAATCAAGAAGGTAGAGACGGGTCTTGCGTTGAGATCAAAATCCTAA